One part of the Lycium ferocissimum isolate CSIRO_LF1 chromosome 8, AGI_CSIRO_Lferr_CH_V1, whole genome shotgun sequence genome encodes these proteins:
- the LOC132068455 gene encoding inositol-3-phosphate synthase-like isoform X2: MYVTIKGISWATKEKVQQANYFGSLTQASTIRVGSFNGEEIYAPFKSLLPMVNPDDVVFGGWDISNMNLADAMVRAKVFDIDLQKQLRPYMESMVPLPGIYDPDFIAANQESRANNVIKGTKKEQVDQIIKDIREFKEKNKVEKIVVLWTANTERYSNVIVGLNDTMENLFAAVDRNEAEISPSTLYAIACILENVPFINGSPQNTFVPGLIDLAIKRNTLIGGDDFKSGQTKMKSVLVDFLVGAGIKPTSIVSYNHLGNNDGMNLSAPQTFRSKEISKSNVVDDMVASNAILYESGEHPDHVVVIKYVPYVGDSKRAMDEYTSEIFMGGKNTIVLHNTCEDSLLAAPIILDLVLLAELSTRIQLKAEGEGKFHSFHPVATILSYLTKAPLVPPGTPVVNALSKQRAMLENIMRACVGLAPENNMILEYK, from the exons ATGTATGTCACTATAaa AGGAATTTCATGGGCAACCAAGGAAAAGGTGCAGCAAGCCAATTATTTTGGGTCTCTTACACAGGCATCAACAATTAGAGTGGGGTCTTTCAATGGAGAAGAGATCTATGCACCCTTCAAGAGCCTCCTTCCCATG GTCAACCCGGATGATGTTGTGTTTGGAGGATGGGACATTAGCAACATGAATTTGGCAGATGCCATGGTTCGGGCTAAGGTTTTTGACATTGATTTGCAAAAGCAGCTGAGGCCCTACATGGAATCCATGGTCCCCCTTCCTGGTATCTATGACCCTGACTTCATCGCTGCTAACCAAGAATCGCGTGCCAACAACGTGATCAAAGGAACCAAGAAAGAACAAGTTGATCAAATTATTAAAGATATTAG GGAGTTCAAGGAGAAGAATAAGGTAGAAAAAATAGTGGTCCTGTGGACTGCCAACACCGAACGATACAGCAATGTGATTGTTGGCCTTAACGACACCATGGAAAACCTCTTTGCTGCTGTGGATAGAAATGAGGCTGAAATATCTCCTTCGACATTGTATGCTATTGCTTGTATTCTTGAAAATGTGCCTTTCATCAATGGAAGCCCACAGAACACTTTTGTCCCAG GTCTTATTGATTTGGCCATAAAGAGGAACACTTTAATTGGTGGTGATGACTTTAAAAGTGGtcaaactaagatgaaatccgTGCTGGTTGATTTCCTTGTTGGAGCTGGTATTAAG CCAACGTCAATAGTGAGCTACAATCACTTGGGTAACAATGACGGAATGAATCTTTCTGCTCCTCAAACTTTCCGGTCTAAGGAGATCTCGAAAAGCAATGTTGTCGATGACATGGTTGCGAGCAATGCCATCCTGTATGAATCTGGCGAGCACCCTGACCATGTTGTTGTGATCAAG TACGTTCCATATGTTGGAGACAGCAAGAGGGCAATGGATGAGTACACATCCGAGATTTTCATGGGCGGAAAGAACACCATAGTGTTGCACAACACTTGTGAGGACTCGCTTTTGGCTGCTCCCATTATCTTGGACTTGGTCCTTCTTGCTGAACTGAGCACTCGTATTCAGCTCAAAGCTGAAGGAGAG GGGAAGTTCCACTCATTCCATCCTGTGGCTACTATCCTCAGCTACCTCACCAAGGCTCCTCTG GTACCACCAGGTACACCAGTGGTGAATGCTCTTTCAAAGCAGAGGGCAATGCTTGAGAACATAATGAGAGCTTGTGTTGGTTTGGCACCAGAGAACAACATGATTTTGGAAtacaaatga
- the LOC132068457 gene encoding FCS-Like Zinc finger 5-like, with protein MVGKRGRPLMRRTTSMSGITVDLMSNGEREPSDHGTNNKLLIVDEFKANNNGLYAHDHHDNQHVSSSRYHHRSTSEGLQIETAHFLRTCGLCNRRLAPSRDIYMYRGDTAFCSMECREQQMKKDERKEKSKLILQKKTENHHNYSELPSANSENSSKSKTIAAA; from the exons ATGGTAGGTAAGAGGGGACGTCCTTTAATGAGGAGAACAACGAGCATGTCAGGGATCACCGTTGATTTGATGAGCAACGGAGAACGAGAGCCGTCTGATCATGGGACTAATAATAAGTTGCtaattgttgatgaatttaaaGCTAATAATAATGGATTATATGCTCATGATCATCATGATAATCAACACGTGTCATCATCAAGATACCATCATAGAAGTACAAGTGAAGGTTTACAAATAGAGACAGCTCATTTCTTGAGGACTTGTGGACTTTGTAATCGCCGGTTAGCACCTTCTCGTGATATCTACATGTACCG AGGTGATACTGCATTTTGTAGTATGGAGTGTAGGGAACAACAAATGAAAAAAGacgaaagaaaagagaaatcaaagCTTATCCTTCAAAAGAAGACTGAAAATCATCACAATTACTCAGAATTGCCCTCTGCTAATTCTGAAAATTCTAGCAAGAGTAAAACTATTGCAGCAGCTTGA
- the LOC132068455 gene encoding inositol-3-phosphate synthase-like isoform X1, with the protein MFIENFKVESPNVKYTDSQIHSVYDYQTTELVHEERNGTYQWIVKPKSVKYEFKTDTHVPKLGVMLVGWGGNNGSTLTGGVIANREGISWATKEKVQQANYFGSLTQASTIRVGSFNGEEIYAPFKSLLPMVNPDDVVFGGWDISNMNLADAMVRAKVFDIDLQKQLRPYMESMVPLPGIYDPDFIAANQESRANNVIKGTKKEQVDQIIKDIREFKEKNKVEKIVVLWTANTERYSNVIVGLNDTMENLFAAVDRNEAEISPSTLYAIACILENVPFINGSPQNTFVPGLIDLAIKRNTLIGGDDFKSGQTKMKSVLVDFLVGAGIKPTSIVSYNHLGNNDGMNLSAPQTFRSKEISKSNVVDDMVASNAILYESGEHPDHVVVIKYVPYVGDSKRAMDEYTSEIFMGGKNTIVLHNTCEDSLLAAPIILDLVLLAELSTRIQLKAEGEGKFHSFHPVATILSYLTKAPLVPPGTPVVNALSKQRAMLENIMRACVGLAPENNMILEYK; encoded by the exons ATgtttattgaaaattttaaggtTGAAAGCCCAAATGTGAAGTACACAGATAGTCAGATTCACTCTGTTTATGATTACCAAACCACAGAACTTGtacatgaagaaagaaatggcaCTTATCAATGGATTGTTAAGCCTAAATCTGTCAAATATGAGTTCAAAACTGATACCCATGTTCCCAAATTAGG GGTTATGCTTGTTGGATGGGGAGGAAACAATGGTTCGACATTGACTGGTGGTGTTATTGCAAATCGGGA AGGAATTTCATGGGCAACCAAGGAAAAGGTGCAGCAAGCCAATTATTTTGGGTCTCTTACACAGGCATCAACAATTAGAGTGGGGTCTTTCAATGGAGAAGAGATCTATGCACCCTTCAAGAGCCTCCTTCCCATG GTCAACCCGGATGATGTTGTGTTTGGAGGATGGGACATTAGCAACATGAATTTGGCAGATGCCATGGTTCGGGCTAAGGTTTTTGACATTGATTTGCAAAAGCAGCTGAGGCCCTACATGGAATCCATGGTCCCCCTTCCTGGTATCTATGACCCTGACTTCATCGCTGCTAACCAAGAATCGCGTGCCAACAACGTGATCAAAGGAACCAAGAAAGAACAAGTTGATCAAATTATTAAAGATATTAG GGAGTTCAAGGAGAAGAATAAGGTAGAAAAAATAGTGGTCCTGTGGACTGCCAACACCGAACGATACAGCAATGTGATTGTTGGCCTTAACGACACCATGGAAAACCTCTTTGCTGCTGTGGATAGAAATGAGGCTGAAATATCTCCTTCGACATTGTATGCTATTGCTTGTATTCTTGAAAATGTGCCTTTCATCAATGGAAGCCCACAGAACACTTTTGTCCCAG GTCTTATTGATTTGGCCATAAAGAGGAACACTTTAATTGGTGGTGATGACTTTAAAAGTGGtcaaactaagatgaaatccgTGCTGGTTGATTTCCTTGTTGGAGCTGGTATTAAG CCAACGTCAATAGTGAGCTACAATCACTTGGGTAACAATGACGGAATGAATCTTTCTGCTCCTCAAACTTTCCGGTCTAAGGAGATCTCGAAAAGCAATGTTGTCGATGACATGGTTGCGAGCAATGCCATCCTGTATGAATCTGGCGAGCACCCTGACCATGTTGTTGTGATCAAG TACGTTCCATATGTTGGAGACAGCAAGAGGGCAATGGATGAGTACACATCCGAGATTTTCATGGGCGGAAAGAACACCATAGTGTTGCACAACACTTGTGAGGACTCGCTTTTGGCTGCTCCCATTATCTTGGACTTGGTCCTTCTTGCTGAACTGAGCACTCGTATTCAGCTCAAAGCTGAAGGAGAG GGGAAGTTCCACTCATTCCATCCTGTGGCTACTATCCTCAGCTACCTCACCAAGGCTCCTCTG GTACCACCAGGTACACCAGTGGTGAATGCTCTTTCAAAGCAGAGGGCAATGCTTGAGAACATAATGAGAGCTTGTGTTGGTTTGGCACCAGAGAACAACATGATTTTGGAAtacaaatga